Below is a genomic region from Desulfuromonas sp..
AATTACATTTACTACATGCAAAATCCAGATTACTCGGTGCCCAAGTTCCACCTTTGGACAACGGCCTCAAGTGATCCAGTGTTGCCTGGGAATATGTAAGCTTCCTGTCACAATATCGACAAGTCACATAGCCTCTGGATTTCTTGTTTTTGAACAGGTGCTTTTTGAGTGCATTCTTTGATCTTGAGTTTCTTGCAGACACTTATTACTACCCCCTCCAACACTTATTCTTTACCTACACATCCTATCCCGTTTACGCCTCATACTATTATCAAGTCTAGTCTTTGCCGTATGACAGTCATCACATAGAGTAGCCAGGTTAGCGATACTGTTATCACCACCATTCATCAATGCTCTCTTGTGGTCAACTTCTAGCTTATATGTGCTCCCACATATCACGCACTGATGACCATCACGTCTTTTGATATATCGTTTAGTTTCTTGGGATACATCACGTTCATACTTGACCAGGTTGCAATCTAATGCGCCTACATTTTCGTTTGCTTCCCTGTAGTAGCTATAGATTGCTCGTTCACGCAGTTCACCCTTGAGGGTTTTGATCTCTTTAGTTGGTTTGTTGTAACTAGGTGTGCTGCTCTGTTTCTTATAGCCAGAGTTGTGATAGTGGTACTCTCCAGTCTTTCTGTTTGTATGACCACCATTTGAATCAGTTCTGCCAGAGTGGGAATAGCTGAAGGTGCTTATTAGTATTAAGAGTAAGAGTATTGTGATTGATTTATCAATCATGTTATCTCAAATTTTCTAATAGGTAATTAATTCCATCATCAACACTGCCATTAGATATATAGTCACAAAATGAATGCCCACCATTTCGCCTAACTACATCAATGTTGACGCTGTTTCTCTTTAGATACTCACTGAACCTTCGGTCTTCCTCTTCAGTGCCATCATCTATATTACTAAAAACTTTTATTTTAAGACTGTTGATGTTGATCCTGTTCGATGCAATTGCAGCTTCTGTCATTCCTGCCCCGGCGAAAGTTACTAGTGCCTTAACTGGGGCTAAGCTCATTGCCAAGAATGTAGCTACATATGCACCATAAGAGTTGCCTGCGATTGAAATGTTGCGTGGTCTAGGGCTTCTTGTTTTAGGCAACAACTCTTGCAATAAAAACATCATGAAAGCATTTAAAAAATTATCGTGAGTGTGTTTCCCAGATGGAGGAGACGAAAGAGCTATAAAATCACAATTTATGTTTGCATTGCCTATTGCACATTTAAATATTTCAGCAAGCTTATCAGGGCTAGAGTTCATTCTCTGAGCGTACTCTTGCTCGTTAATCGAACCTCCAATAAAGACAACTAGATTATTGGAGGATTCTTCGCCAGCCCAATAATAATCAGCGTGGGTATTTCTGCCTAATGTTGATACATCTATTATGATCTTTCTGTGTTCCAATGTTGTATATTTCAACGACCAGGTAAATACTGACTACAAGACATGAGTAGGTTGTATAGCCTGCGGTCAAACTCATCACCTTGAGGGTTGGGTTGCGCCTTCATCATCTGGTCATATTCTGATTTTCCGAACTCAGATTCCATCCCATCAGCAAAACATTGACAATACTTTTGCGCAGTTTTATCTGGTAGTCCCTGTGATGACATACTCATCGCACAGCGGTCCACGTAAGCTTTCTTGGCATCAGCAGGCCACTCTTCGGCATGCAAGTTTATTACTGTCAACAGGATGAAAAGGAAAACTATAACCGTTTTGTTCATAGCATTTCTCCTGATTGAAAAAAGTCTCCTGCCACCGAGGGGAATGTTGCTTGTAGTGACAGGGGCAATAAAACTATTTAATATATACGCCTATCCAATCCTCAAATAGCACATTTCCACTATCTCTTTCAGAGCTTACCTTAGCACGCATAGTATGAAGACCACGATAAGATGTATATTCATCAAGGGTTGCTTCGTGCACTCTATCTGGCTGTCGATATTTGGGATTAGTTGTTGGAGATAAGTATTTAGTTCCAGTTATATGTTCCTGCGCACTATTCTCTTTTTCAGCTTCATTTCCATGGTTATGTTTGTAGAATTCAACTTTCAATTTACCCATACCAGTTAAAGCCGCACTTCTGACTTGGACTCTAAACTTTAAAGACAATCCTTTATCTAAGCATCTTGATAAAGATGGGTAAGGAACCCAATCGTTTTCGGTGTCATATACTTCACATGAAAAACTGAAAGCACTATTAGATCTTAGCTTTGGGATATCTTGTTTTCCGCTTTTTACTTCAGGAGGGAATGGCAGAAGTCTTTGGTAATGGTCACCTTTGATCAGGCGACATGAATAATTAATAGAATTACCGTTCTGATCAGTGATGTTGGGTTTTACATGCAACTCTTGTTGACCAGCAGATTCCTTAATTTCAGAATACTCTTTCGGAAAATCAATAAAGTTAATTAAGGTTTGTCCAAGCATTGTACTGTTGCTTCTAGCTTGCGACTGTAACTTTGAAGCGAAGTCTACTTGTAGTCCATGTGCAGTAACTTCAGTAGCATTTCCAAAACCATAACATGACCATAAAATCTCATCCGTATCGCCAAAATCAAGTCCAACTCTTACTGCAAGTTCAATATCAGTACTTAATCGTTCATTCAATGATGGGAACACATAATCTCTCATGATTAATCTGAGTGTGTTGGAGGCATTTATAGCGTTAACTATTGCATCTTCTTTGCAGATACTTTTCCCCCCAAAAAACGCCATAAGGGCATCCCCCATCAATCTATGTGGGACTCCATCAAATGATCGAACTACATCTATAGCAGCTTGCAAAATTCTATTCTTAACGATAGCTGCCTGCTTCAACGGCAGAAGTAAATTGAGTCGAGAGCTTCTTTTAATATCTAGAAACAGAGTTGC
It encodes:
- a CDS encoding HNH endonuclease encodes the protein MVKYERDVSQETKRYIKRRDGHQCVICGSTYKLEVDHKRALMNGGDNSIANLATLCDDCHTAKTRLDNSMRRKRDRMCR